A window from Ignavibacteriota bacterium encodes these proteins:
- a CDS encoding alpha-L-fucosidase → MKKIFYLIFITLSLNLFAQLEHEVTDYVPETDPLVLEKLEQWQDLKFGLLMHWGTYSQWGIVESWSICPEDYGWCERKKGSNPNIYFEYKKEYENLKTTFNPSKFDPDKWAKAAKDAGMKYVVFTTKHHDGFSMFDTKYTDYKITSKEVPFHTNPKANVTKEIFNSFRKEGLWAGAYFSKPDWHCEYYWDPYFPPLDRNVNYDPELYPEKWQKYVDFTHNQILELLTDYGKVDILWLDGGWVAKQKNDIQDWYASNVKNSPSGFLKSKIVNQDIKMDELVEKARKLQPGLIVVDRAVKGKNQNYLTPENTVPKQSLPYPWESCIIAGGGWGWVFDPQYKPSHDLVHMLVDIVCKGGNLLLNIGPSPEGIWPDAAYDRLKNIGDWMKVNSEAIYGTRAIAPFKESKICYTNKKNTNTVYAIYMADKDEKTIPSEIFISSFTPKEGSKINLLGSNRDLKWEKIANGILISVPKEIQNNPTCDFAWTFKINEIEK, encoded by the coding sequence ATGAAAAAAATATTTTACCTTATTTTCATCACTTTGAGTTTAAATTTATTTGCTCAACTTGAACATGAAGTTACAGACTATGTTCCAGAAACTGATCCTTTGGTTTTAGAAAAACTTGAGCAATGGCAGGATTTAAAGTTTGGATTGTTAATGCATTGGGGAACTTACAGCCAATGGGGAATTGTTGAATCATGGTCAATCTGCCCCGAAGATTACGGTTGGTGCGAAAGAAAAAAAGGTAGCAACCCAAATATTTATTTTGAATATAAAAAAGAATATGAAAATCTTAAAACAACTTTTAATCCATCTAAATTTGATCCTGATAAATGGGCAAAAGCTGCAAAAGATGCCGGAATGAAATACGTGGTTTTTACAACCAAACATCATGATGGATTTAGCATGTTTGATACCAAGTATACGGATTACAAAATCACCTCAAAGGAAGTTCCATTTCATACAAATCCTAAAGCAAATGTTACAAAAGAAATCTTCAATTCATTCCGTAAAGAAGGATTATGGGCTGGAGCATATTTTTCTAAACCAGATTGGCATTGTGAATATTATTGGGATCCTTATTTTCCTCCACTTGATCGTAATGTAAATTATGATCCAGAACTTTATCCAGAAAAATGGCAAAAGTATGTTGATTTTACTCATAATCAAATTTTAGAATTATTAACAGATTACGGAAAAGTTGATATTCTTTGGCTTGATGGCGGTTGGGTAGCAAAACAAAAAAATGATATTCAAGATTGGTATGCAAGTAATGTAAAAAATTCACCAAGCGGATTTCTAAAAAGTAAAATTGTAAATCAAGATATAAAAATGGATGAACTTGTTGAGAAAGCAAGAAAACTTCAACCTGGATTGATAGTTGTTGATCGTGCAGTAAAAGGGAAAAACCAAAATTATCTTACACCGGAAAACACAGTTCCAAAACAATCACTCCCCTACCCATGGGAATCATGTATTATTGCTGGCGGAGGTTGGGGTTGGGTTTTTGATCCACAATACAAACCATCTCATGATTTAGTTCATATGCTAGTTGATATTGTGTGTAAAGGCGGAAATCTTTTATTAAATATTGGTCCTAGCCCGGAAGGTATCTGGCCAGATGCTGCTTATGATAGATTAAAAAATATCGGCGATTGGATGAAAGTCAATAGCGAAGCCATTTATGGAACTCGAGCAATTGCACCATTTAAAGAATCTAAAATTTGCTATACAAATAAAAAGAATACAAACACAGTTTATGCAATTTATATGGCTGATAAAGATGAAAAAACTATTCCATCTGAAATTTTCATTTCTTCATTTACTCCAAAAGAAGGTAGCAAAATTAATTTATTAGGTTCGAATAGAGATTTAAAGTGGGAAAAAATTGCCAATGGAATTTTAATTTCAGTACCAAAAGAAATTCAAAATAATCCAACTTGTGATTTTGCTTGGACTTTTAAGATAAACGAAATTGAAAAATAA
- a CDS encoding alpha-L-fucosidase, with product MKKFLIIFFTLLVVRYNAQNLDSLHQAKMEWFKDAKLGIFIHWGIYAVNGISESWSFFNGRISHEDYLKQVDGFNAEKYDPEFWAKLIKDSGAKYSVITSRHHDGFSLWDTKFGNLNSVKNSAAKKDVLTPFVNALRKNNLKVGLYYSLPDWSHEDYTDFTREVKRYKISDEPKRWNEFLDYYQGQLVELQNKYNPDVWWFDGDWEHNGEEWQADKVRKMLLDKNPNAIINSRLQGRGDYDTPEQGPPVVRPESKYWELCYTMNDSWGYQQNDKDYKTPQQLLDVFVDCISQGGNLLLDIGPKADGTIPDEQIHILKEFADWTSKHKDAIYGTRQGIPYDHFYGPTALSKDKKILYLFVKGNTNGQIALKGVKNRINSIWVVGNGTALNHKTVSKVYWNDYPGITFIDLPENVLDKYYTVIGVLLEGEIDLYRKVVGAIESN from the coding sequence ATGAAAAAATTTCTAATAATATTTTTCACACTTTTGGTAGTTCGATATAACGCACAAAATTTAGATTCGCTACATCAAGCAAAAATGGAATGGTTCAAAGATGCTAAGCTTGGAATTTTTATACATTGGGGAATTTACGCAGTTAACGGAATTTCTGAATCATGGTCATTTTTTAATGGAAGAATTTCACACGAAGATTATTTAAAACAAGTTGATGGATTCAATGCAGAAAAATATGATCCGGAATTTTGGGCAAAATTAATTAAAGACAGTGGAGCAAAGTATTCTGTAATCACTTCGCGTCACCATGATGGATTTTCTTTATGGGATACAAAATTCGGCAATTTAAATTCAGTGAAAAATTCAGCAGCAAAAAAAGATGTTCTTACTCCTTTTGTAAATGCTTTAAGAAAAAATAATTTGAAAGTGGGACTTTATTATTCACTACCGGATTGGTCGCATGAAGATTATACAGATTTTACAAGAGAAGTTAAAAGATATAAAATAAGTGATGAACCAAAACGTTGGAATGAATTTTTAGATTATTACCAAGGACAATTAGTTGAGTTACAGAATAAATATAATCCGGATGTTTGGTGGTTCGATGGCGACTGGGAACATAATGGAGAAGAATGGCAAGCTGATAAGGTTCGCAAAATGTTACTTGATAAAAATCCCAATGCAATTATAAATTCACGATTGCAAGGACGCGGCGATTATGATACTCCGGAACAAGGTCCACCGGTAGTTCGTCCCGAATCAAAATATTGGGAATTATGTTATACAATGAATGATTCTTGGGGCTATCAGCAAAATGATAAAGATTATAAAACTCCACAGCAATTATTAGATGTTTTTGTTGATTGTATAAGTCAAGGCGGAAATCTTCTTTTGGATATTGGGCCAAAAGCCGATGGAACAATTCCGGATGAGCAAATACATATTTTAAAAGAATTTGCTGACTGGACATCAAAACATAAAGATGCAATATATGGAACTCGCCAAGGTATTCCTTATGACCATTTTTACGGACCTACAGCATTATCAAAAGATAAAAAAATTCTTTACCTATTTGTAAAGGGAAACACCAACGGACAAATTGCATTAAAGGGTGTAAAAAATAGAATAAATTCAATTTGGGTTGTTGGAAATGGTACGGCGTTAAATCATAAAACCGTAAGTAAAGTATATTGGAATGATTATCCAGGAATTACATTTATTGATTTGCCAGAAAATGTTTTGGATAAATATTATACAGTTATCGGAGTTTTGTTAGAAGGTGAAATTGATCTGTACCGAAAAGTAGTTGGTGCAATTGAAAGCAATTAG
- a CDS encoding DUF4838 domain-containing protein, whose protein sequence is MKNNCYVFVISILFIAIISGCKSEIELVENNSSKYNIVISENANDIEKHSAEELQKYIKEISDVELKIVADNIEENDYEILIGNTNRIKNLEIKNIDSLGLDGFSIKTFDNKIVILGGKKKGTLYGVYTFLDNILGCKMYTPDAIEIPKNETITIPEISITEVPKIIYRELHLPSARSSQLFCDWHKLHHVSERNKNYGSFVHTFENLIPSDKYFKTNPEYFSEINGIRIPHQQLCLTNPNVFKIVIEELKRKMAEKPEAEVWDVSQNDNFGVCMCQNCSNADSIYQSPAGTMIEFVNKVAREFPNKTISTLAYQYTRKAPIGIKPEPNVMVVLCTIECDRSKPIAENKNDLFNRDIQEWSKLTNNIKIWDYVVQFSSYTDPFPNFHVLQPNVKMFVDHGVKYLFEQGSGDSWSDFHDLKAYVLAELMWNPDVDVNAIMNEYFDGYFGNASSSIKEYFNLIQTNLIASGDHLIIYGYPSTGKASYLKPELLEKYSKILDDAENAVKDNQKYLNRIKTARLPLDYAILELSKLNVSKKYSIFEINNNTVSVKQEMKERLINFVETAKTSGIKALHERGTSPDEYYSSMQKYFNDGFTIHKAYKKNVNVLSKIHPNYLVKGNETLTDGTIGEANYFFNWLGFEENEFEAIVDLEESTIINSIRTNFLQEIKSWIWLPKSVEYFISDDNVNFKKIGEVKNKIDEHTDGIFTESFSLTVKNAKARFIKVKTQSLINCPRWHIGYNNGKGKAFLFVDEIIVN, encoded by the coding sequence ATGAAAAATAATTGTTATGTTTTTGTAATTTCGATTTTATTTATTGCAATTATATCCGGATGCAAATCGGAGATTGAGTTAGTTGAAAATAATTCGTCAAAATACAATATTGTAATTTCTGAAAATGCAAATGACATTGAAAAACATTCAGCCGAAGAACTTCAAAAGTATATTAAGGAAATTTCTGATGTAGAATTGAAAATTGTTGCGGATAATATTGAAGAAAATGATTATGAAATTTTAATTGGTAATACCAATAGAATAAAAAATCTCGAAATTAAAAATATTGATTCTCTTGGTCTTGATGGATTCTCAATAAAAACTTTTGATAATAAAATTGTAATTCTCGGCGGAAAGAAAAAAGGAACATTATACGGAGTTTATACATTTTTAGATAATATTCTAGGTTGTAAAATGTATACGCCGGATGCAATTGAAATTCCGAAAAATGAAACTATCACAATTCCGGAAATTTCTATTACGGAAGTTCCAAAAATAATTTATAGAGAATTACATTTACCATCTGCAAGATCATCTCAACTATTTTGTGATTGGCACAAGTTGCATCATGTTTCGGAAAGAAATAAAAATTATGGTTCATTTGTTCATACTTTTGAAAATTTGATTCCCTCGGATAAATATTTCAAAACAAATCCGGAATACTTTTCAGAGATTAATGGAATAAGAATTCCGCATCAACAATTGTGTTTAACAAATCCAAATGTCTTTAAAATTGTTATTGAAGAATTAAAAAGAAAGATGGCAGAAAAACCGGAAGCTGAAGTTTGGGATGTTTCGCAGAATGATAATTTTGGTGTTTGTATGTGTCAGAATTGTTCAAATGCAGATTCAATTTATCAAAGTCCAGCTGGAACAATGATTGAATTTGTAAACAAAGTTGCAAGAGAATTTCCTAATAAGACAATTTCAACTTTAGCATATCAATACACAAGAAAAGCACCAATAGGAATTAAGCCCGAGCCAAATGTAATGGTTGTTCTTTGTACAATTGAATGTGATAGAAGTAAACCGATTGCAGAAAACAAAAATGATCTTTTCAATAGAGATATACAAGAATGGAGTAAGTTAACAAATAATATAAAAATTTGGGATTATGTTGTTCAATTTTCAAGCTACACTGATCCTTTCCCTAATTTTCATGTGCTTCAGCCAAATGTAAAAATGTTTGTTGATCATGGTGTAAAATATTTATTTGAACAAGGAAGTGGTGATTCATGGAGTGATTTTCATGATTTAAAAGCATATGTATTAGCAGAGTTAATGTGGAATCCGGATGTTGATGTTAATGCAATAATGAATGAATATTTCGATGGTTATTTTGGAAATGCATCATCCAGCATTAAAGAATATTTTAATTTGATTCAAACTAATTTAATTGCTTCCGGCGATCATCTGATTATATATGGTTATCCATCAACCGGGAAAGCAAGTTATCTAAAACCAGAATTACTAGAAAAGTATTCTAAAATTTTAGATGATGCCGAAAACGCAGTAAAAGATAATCAGAAATATTTAAATAGAATAAAAACTGCTAGACTACCGCTGGACTATGCAATATTAGAACTTTCCAAATTAAATGTATCCAAAAAATATTCAATTTTCGAAATCAATAATAATACCGTTTCGGTTAAACAAGAAATGAAAGAAAGACTTATCAATTTTGTTGAAACTGCAAAAACTTCTGGAATAAAAGCTTTGCATGAAAGAGGAACTTCTCCCGATGAATATTATTCTTCAATGCAAAAATATTTTAATGATGGTTTTACGATTCACAAAGCTTATAAAAAAAATGTAAATGTATTAAGTAAAATTCATCCAAATTATTTGGTAAAAGGAAATGAAACTTTAACTGATGGAACAATTGGCGAAGCGAATTATTTTTTTAACTGGCTTGGTTTTGAAGAAAATGAATTTGAAGCAATTGTTGATCTTGAAGAATCGACAATTATTAATTCAATTAGGACGAATTTTTTACAAGAAATTAAATCATGGATTTGGCTTCCAAAATCAGTTGAATATTTTATTTCCGATGACAATGTTAATTTCAAAAAAATCGGAGAAGTTAAAAATAAAATAGATGAACATACGGATGGAATTTTTACGGAATCATTTTCTTTAACTGTCAAAAATGCTAAAGCAAGATTTATAAAAGTTAAAACACAAAGTTTGATCAATTGTCCACGATGGCATATTGGTTATAATAATGGGAAAGGTAAAGCTTTTTTATTTGTTGATGAAATTATTGTAAACTAA
- a CDS encoding chitobiase/beta-hexosaminidase C-terminal domain-containing protein, translating to MKNIFFILLIFTAIFLNKIIAQNSWKPVEGNIKTRWAKDVDPNNPHPEYPRPNLIREDWINLNGLWNYELTGLNENPNTFNQQILVPFPIESSLSGVKKSVNDSTLLWYKRNFSIPSYWNGKNILLHFEAVDWQTKVWINDKFAGEHKGGYDPFSFDITEYLNDQGEQTLMISVWDPTDIGTQPCGKQVQNPGGIFYTSTTGIWQTVWLEPVKEIYIKEYFATPDIDNQIIKLKVNANSKSLNTQLIISVKENKKIIQTYSGSYQDSLEFKIDQPILWSPENPFLYDLEISLLNNNQIIDQIFGYFGMRKISLEKDSLGRPKMFLNNKFVFQNGPLDQGFWPDGIYTAPTDEALKSDIEITKELGFNMLRKHVKVESRRFYYWCDKLGILVWQDMPSGDKKISPEESDLIRSDESANQYEFELEKLISTRFNNPSVIMWVPFNEGWGQFDTERITKKIKSLDPSRLVNNTSGWSDRNVGDIYDIHSYPAPRMPEAQNDRAIVIGEFGGMGLRIADHTWTNENWGYVSFTDPDELLFNYEKFYSDIWNYAKDSALSAVVYTQTTDVETEVNGLLSYDREIIKLNKTALKNINTGNFINSPMIKPNGGLFNIGDKVEILHDDDNSIYYTLDGSEPNLNSYKYIHPIELNSDVTIKTKAILNEKESRTVKADFKLTKLKRPKYFTSFSNKYRANGDFALIDGKLGTELYSDGNWQGFEGNDVEIIFEINWIKKINYVSINFLEDLDKWIFLPQFVNLQISEDGINFTTINKLEIDQPTNYRNPFIKNISFKTNGRKFNFIKLVAKNIKTIPEWHKGKNHDAWIFIDEISFN from the coding sequence ATGAAAAATATATTTTTCATTCTTTTAATTTTTACAGCAATTTTTCTAAATAAGATTATTGCACAAAATTCTTGGAAACCGGTTGAAGGAAATATTAAAACAAGATGGGCAAAGGATGTTGATCCAAACAATCCTCATCCGGAATACCCCAGACCAAATTTGATTAGAGAGGATTGGATAAATTTAAATGGATTATGGAATTATGAGCTAACCGGTTTAAATGAAAATCCTAATACATTTAATCAACAGATTCTTGTCCCCTTCCCAATTGAATCATCACTTTCCGGAGTTAAAAAATCTGTTAATGATTCAACTTTACTTTGGTATAAAAGAAATTTTTCTATTCCTTCCTATTGGAATGGGAAAAATATTCTCTTACATTTTGAAGCAGTTGACTGGCAGACAAAAGTTTGGATAAATGATAAATTTGCTGGAGAACATAAAGGCGGTTATGATCCTTTCAGCTTTGACATTACTGAATATCTAAATGATCAAGGAGAACAGACTTTAATGATTTCTGTTTGGGATCCAACAGATATTGGAACTCAACCATGCGGTAAACAAGTTCAAAATCCGGGGGGAATTTTTTATACATCAACTACTGGAATTTGGCAAACTGTTTGGCTTGAACCAGTAAAAGAAATATATATAAAAGAATATTTTGCAACACCGGATATTGATAATCAAATAATAAAACTAAAAGTTAATGCCAACAGCAAAAGTCTGAATACACAATTAATAATTTCCGTAAAAGAAAATAAAAAGATTATTCAAACTTATTCTGGTTCATATCAAGATTCTCTAGAATTTAAAATCGATCAGCCAATTCTTTGGTCACCAGAAAATCCATTTTTATATGATTTAGAAATTTCATTATTAAATAATAATCAAATTATTGATCAAATCTTTGGTTACTTTGGAATGAGAAAAATCTCACTAGAAAAAGATTCATTGGGCAGACCAAAAATGTTTCTGAATAATAAATTTGTTTTTCAAAATGGACCACTTGACCAAGGTTTTTGGCCGGATGGAATTTATACAGCACCAACAGATGAAGCATTAAAATCAGATATTGAAATTACTAAAGAACTTGGTTTTAATATGCTGCGTAAACATGTAAAAGTTGAATCACGAAGATTTTATTATTGGTGTGATAAACTAGGTATTTTAGTTTGGCAAGATATGCCGTCTGGCGATAAGAAAATTTCTCCGGAAGAATCTGATCTTATTCGATCTGATGAATCAGCAAATCAATATGAATTTGAACTGGAAAAATTAATTTCTACTCGCTTTAACAATCCTAGTGTAATTATGTGGGTTCCATTTAACGAAGGATGGGGTCAGTTTGATACAGAGAGAATTACAAAAAAAATCAAAAGTTTAGATCCATCGCGATTGGTAAATAATACAAGTGGATGGAGCGATCGAAATGTTGGAGATATTTACGATATTCACAGTTATCCTGCACCAAGAATGCCGGAAGCGCAAAACGATAGAGCTATTGTAATTGGTGAATTTGGCGGAATGGGATTAAGAATTGCTGATCATACTTGGACGAATGAAAATTGGGGTTATGTTTCATTTACTGATCCCGATGAATTATTATTTAATTATGAAAAATTTTATTCGGATATATGGAATTATGCAAAAGATTCCGCACTTAGTGCAGTGGTTTATACGCAAACAACAGATGTTGAAACTGAAGTGAATGGACTTTTAAGTTATGATCGAGAAATTATCAAATTAAATAAAACTGCTCTGAAAAATATTAATACCGGTAATTTTATAAATTCACCAATGATTAAACCTAATGGTGGACTTTTTAATATTGGTGATAAAGTTGAAATACTTCATGATGATGATAATTCAATTTATTATACATTAGATGGAAGTGAACCAAATTTAAATTCCTACAAATACATTCATCCAATTGAATTAAATTCTGATGTAACGATTAAAACTAAAGCAATTTTAAATGAAAAAGAAAGCAGAACTGTTAAAGCTGATTTTAAATTAACAAAATTAAAACGTCCAAAATATTTTACATCATTTAGTAATAAATATAGAGCCAATGGAGATTTTGCTCTTATTGATGGAAAATTAGGAACCGAACTTTACTCGGACGGTAATTGGCAAGGGTTTGAAGGAAATGATGTTGAAATTATTTTCGAAATTAATTGGATCAAAAAAATAAATTACGTTTCAATAAATTTTCTTGAAGATTTGGATAAATGGATTTTCTTACCACAATTTGTAAATCTGCAAATTTCAGAAGATGGGATTAATTTTACAACAATCAATAAATTAGAAATTGACCAACCAACGAATTATAGAAATCCATTTATTAAAAATATATCATTCAAAACAAACGGAAGGAAATTTAATTTTATCAAACTTGTTGCAAAAAATATTAAGACAATTCCGGAATGGCATAAAGGCAAAAATCATGATGCATGGATTTTTATTGATGAAATAAGTTTTAACTAA
- a CDS encoding T9SS type A sorting domain-containing protein, with the protein MKNFILFLFIFTSSIIYSLPKKIITITENEKSEIIISVDPQMHIDYGFQFPLTYKFSVSDISNGIKIYNKFSIPENWDSLESISLDYYNHHETVRIDSVNNLVFVSVGFKSYSDSIFLKAENNFNENLILTFQEITKFYDNREAAITASADDMAGWSQNKFNVTISNFLQYNLYLTLAMNTNGMSKDTYNFVQNKLNTGFIEAGVHTRTHPGWAAYGDYDSEITGCKNDIINNLEMPELYRSGDREYVYSFIAPNGYFDEIIDSLIGQNKMLVNRLYHNNFFDDFAEWNDESETYFPFTVTRAFDPPASQLGWGIGTNDINNLNSKFDEVTAKGGVYHLMCHPNVMEWDKTYPWEHLEHISNRTNFWYVTLGHLYLYHLAQDNYVYENLVDINEEKLLSTNFTLYQNYPNPFNPTTKIKFVVPENYSNVNLKVFDVLGREIATLLNENKSAGIYDVEFNAKNLNSGIYIYKLQVNSNLAYKKMTYLK; encoded by the coding sequence ATGAAAAATTTTATTTTATTCTTATTCATATTCACTTCAAGTATTATTTATTCTTTACCAAAAAAAATTATAACAATTACAGAAAATGAAAAATCAGAAATAATTATTTCTGTTGATCCGCAAATGCATATCGATTATGGATTTCAATTTCCGTTAACGTATAAATTTTCAGTTTCTGATATTTCAAATGGAATTAAAATTTATAATAAATTTTCAATTCCAGAAAATTGGGATTCATTAGAAAGTATTTCATTAGATTATTACAATCACCATGAAACTGTGCGAATTGATTCTGTTAACAATTTAGTTTTTGTTTCGGTTGGATTTAAAAGTTATTCAGATTCAATTTTTCTAAAAGCTGAAAACAATTTTAACGAAAATTTAATTTTAACATTTCAAGAAATCACAAAATTTTATGATAATAGAGAAGCAGCAATTACTGCAAGTGCAGATGACATGGCTGGCTGGAGTCAAAATAAATTTAATGTAACAATCTCAAATTTTCTTCAATATAATTTATATTTAACATTGGCAATGAATACAAACGGAATGAGCAAAGACACATATAATTTTGTTCAAAATAAACTTAACACCGGATTTATTGAAGCCGGAGTCCATACAAGAACACATCCCGGTTGGGCAGCTTATGGAGATTATGATTCAGAAATAACCGGTTGTAAAAATGATATAATAAATAATTTGGAAATGCCTGAATTGTACAGAAGTGGTGACAGAGAATATGTTTACAGTTTTATAGCACCAAACGGATATTTTGATGAAATAATAGATTCGCTTATTGGACAAAATAAAATGTTAGTAAACAGACTTTATCATAATAATTTTTTTGATGACTTTGCCGAATGGAATGATGAATCCGAAACTTATTTTCCATTTACAGTTACAAGAGCTTTTGATCCACCAGCTTCTCAACTCGGCTGGGGAATTGGCACAAACGATATAAATAATTTAAATAGTAAGTTTGATGAAGTAACAGCGAAAGGCGGTGTTTATCATTTAATGTGTCACCCAAATGTAATGGAATGGGATAAGACTTACCCATGGGAACATTTAGAACATATTAGTAACAGAACAAATTTTTGGTATGTAACTTTGGGACACTTATACTTATATCATTTAGCACAAGATAATTATGTTTATGAAAATTTAGTTGATATAAATGAGGAAAAATTATTATCAACAAATTTTACATTATATCAAAATTATCCTAATCCATTTAATCCAACTACCAAAATAAAATTTGTAGTTCCGGAAAATTATTCAAATGTAAATTTGAAAGTTTTCGATGTTCTTGGAAGAGAAATTGCAACTTTATTAAATGAAAATAAATCAGCTGGAATTTACGATGTTGAATTTAATGCAAAAAATTTAAACTCCGGAATTTACATTTATAAACTGCAAGTAAACTCAAATTTAGCTTATAAAAAAATGACTTATTTAAAATAA